From the genome of Symphalangus syndactylus isolate Jambi chromosome 13, NHGRI_mSymSyn1-v2.1_pri, whole genome shotgun sequence:
CCAGGTCAGCGGAAAGCACAGTGCTCCCACTTCGCAGGCGGGGACACTGAGTCCCAGGTCGCACAAAGTGGGAGTAGGAGGTGGGGTTGGAGGAACCGGAGGAACCCAGCATGCACTGGGTCATAGGGCAGTGGTTTTCCTTGAGATCTGAGCATTGATGCagatgggaagggaggggaagggaggtccCTGCCTGGCTTCAGAACCTCCTGGATCATAGTTAACAATAGTTAACACTGAGACCTCACCTCTTCCCAGTGCCTTTACATGtaatgaaagaatgaaatcactTCATCCTCACAGGCGAGGACTATCCCGTTACCTCATCAttcccatattacagatgaggaaactgaagctcagctCATGAGTGGCAGAGCCATATTCGAACACAGGGGATCTGGCTCCCATATCCACACAGTCCAGCACTCTGCACTACTGCCGAAAGCACAGGCTTTGCTGATAGGCTGAGGGTATGGAGGAGGATTTCACAAGGTTCTGGGTTAGAACGGAAAAATTGTCGTAGAACCCATAAGGGcccagagagacaaagaaagggaCCCTGGGATGGCGCTATGACCCCAGTGAAGCCCGGATGAATGCAGCACAGTGGTCAAGAGCTCCAACTCGGGGGCTGCACCCCTTCCTAGCTGTGCGACTCCACCTCTCGCTGGCACCTGCCTCTTTCCCTCTACCCGCCTTGCACAGTGGGGTGGGTGGGCTCCTGGAAAAGGCTACTGGAGCTCCCGTGTTGCTGCCATGTTTGCCATGTGTATTGCTAAGAGGATCACCTGCAGCTGCAGTTCCCCAAGgctgagaaagaggaagagggtgAGCTGAGTGAGAGCATCGTGGTCTTCAAGTTGCTGACAGCCAGCTAGAGCCCCGAGGCCCTCCCCTGGCAGGAGGCTCCCAAAACCTGTATTCAGATACCCCACGCGTTCAGAACTTGGGCTCAGGATGTGGTGTGGCTTGCAAAGGTTAGCATGCTACCTGTCATCTCAGTGCCCCCGTTCTTTCTCCAGAGCCAGGGCCACCAGAGAAGACAGAAGATGAGGTCTACCAGGCCCAGCTGCCCAGAGCCTGCTACCTGGTGTTGGGGACTGAGGAACCAGGCACAGGAGTGCGTCTGGTGGCCTTGCAGCTGGGGCTTCGgcggctgctgctgctcctgtctCCCCAGAGTCCCACCCATGGGCTGCGAAGCCTGGCCACCCACACTCTGCATGCCCTCACCCCACTTCTTTGACTACCTAGCAGTGGGTGACGGACACAGACATGGGGCTGTTAGCGTCTCTCTGTTTATTCGCTCACAATAATACACAGCCCCTGGATGGGGAGGGGGTAGGAGGGGCTACgacagggtggggtgggaggggaggaggcatCCACTTCCCTGGCCCCTCTCCCCTCTGTGCTTgggggggaaagggagggagggggctccCCCTAACCCCCCAGAATGTAAACAGCAGcagatgaacaaaaataaaaatacaaaaggctgGAGGAAGGTCCCAGGCATCCCCCAACCCCTGGTGTCTTCTCTGTCACCAGTGGGGGTCCCCCATCCACCAAAGCTGCCTCAGTCCAAGGGGCTGCCCAGTGCCGGCCACATCCCCGGGGGCAGAGTCCAGGGCTCAGAACTGCTGTGCCAGCAGCTCACACAGGTGACGGGAGACGGGCTCCTTGCTGGTGCGCAGGGTCAGCCGGTACATCTGGGTGGGGGCATTGGGGTCAGAACTCAGAGGAGATGGGGAGCCCAGGGAAGTGGGGACAAAAGGGAGATAGAAGAAGAAGTTAGATAAAGGGGCCAGAAAGGTGATACAAGACACAGGAGAGAAGAATGTAAGAATGAAATCAACAGAGGAGCCAGAgaggaaagaaattataaaagatgaggagaaggccgggcgcggtggctcacgcttgtaatcccagcactttgggaggccgaggcgggcggatcacgaggtcaggagatcgagaccatcctggctaacacggtgaaaccccgtctctactaaaaatacaaaaaattagctgggcgtggtggcgggcgcccgtagtcccagctactcgggagcctgaggcaggagaatggcgcaaacccgggaggcggagcttgcagtgagccgagatcgcgccactgcactccagcctgggtgacacagcaagactccgtctcaaaaaaaaaaaagatgaggagaaAGGTGGAAAGGATATGGAAAGGTAGAAATCAGGGAGGgacaggaagaggagaggaacaCCAGAGGTTGGAGACAGGAGAGAAAATTGAACAAAGAAATGCGAGAGGAGGAGGGTCAAAGTGGGGACGTGAATTAAAGAACAGTGAGGCAGGAAGGGTGGGCGCCGAGATGACAGGCggccttcctgcctgcctcaggcctgcctcaggcctcccacAGCAGCACTCACCTGGGCCTGGGCGTTGGGCTCCAGCCGGAGCAGACAGCCCACCTGCAGGGCTTTAGTCTGGATGATCCCCGCCCCCACGAAGTTCTCAGGGTTCGGGTCCACATTGTCCAGGAGAGCAGAGCCAAACCCCAGAagctgggagggagggggggagcCGTCAGAGAGTGCCAGAGCTGTTAGTTACCACACAGTGGCATCCCAGATCCCAAAACACCCTTGGGGATGGGAATtggccccactttacagatgggaaaacagaggTTCAGAGAAGCAAAGCCATAGGCCAGCAAACACGCCCGCGgtctctcaccttggccttcgTAACTTCTGCGTCCATGGGGTGGTTGGCTTTGAAGATTTTCTGCGCCTCCTGTTGAGGACTGGGGACCGGGAAGGCTCAAGTCAGGGACCTGGACGGCCCGACCCTCCCACCCGGAGGCGCGGCTTTGGCtccgccccctccccacccctcacaGGCTCAGCTGCTTCCAGCGCTGGAAGAAATCCTGGGCCGCCATCTCGGTGGGCTGGAAGAACTTGTTGATGGTCACTGGGAGCTTCAGGGTGAGGGCCTGGGGGGCGCCACCGTACCTGATGGGGTGAAAGGGAGGCTCCGTTAGGCCCCGCCCCTCACTCCGGAGGCCCCGCCCACCGGCCGCGCCGCACCAGACTCACCGGAAGCGCACGGACAGCAGCGGGGGCGTCAGGAAGTCCCGCAAACACTCGatattgagcacctgctgcacCTGCGCGCCGCCATCCACCTGCGCCGCCACGCGCTTGGTCTGCACAGCCAGCTGTGCCCGCCAGGGGTCAAGGAAGCCAGACAGAGGAGGCGGGCCCCCGGGAGGTCTGGGTCAGGAACCCCAGAGCTCCCGGCAGCTCCCGCCTGCAGGTCTTTAAGGGACCCCATGGTGCAATCCTGGACTCAATCCTACAAGGTTCAACTACAAAGTTCATACTATGGAAACCTCTGAGGCGCCCCCTAGGTGCCTCCTTTGGTCTTCCACAATGTCACACAGCACTGAGACATAATAGTATTAGCTCTGGAGGctgacttgggtttgaatcccagctcttaaCCACCTGAGTGGCTGTGGGCAACCACTTAACCTCTCTTAGCCTCTAGACATGtgtaagcctgggcaacatggcaagaccccatctctacaaaaaaattagccaggcatggtgatgtgcacctgcagtcccagctacttgggaggctgaggcaggaggatgccttgagcccagaagttcgaggctgcagtgagcagtgttcatgccactgcactccagctcgggtgacACAAGGACATGTGTAAAATGTCCTCAGGAGTTGATGAAATAAtccagctgggtgtggcggctcacgcctgtaatccaccactttgggaggccaaggtgggaaggatcactgagcccaggggtttgagaccagcctgggcaacatagtgaggcctcatctctatttaaaaaaaaaaaaaaagaaaagaaaataatctatcACAAGTACTTGTCTGTGTGCCCGGCACATGGTAAGTACACAAAGATGGTAGCAATTAGTGTTATCATCATCTGCATCCGTGTCAGTAGCCCACTGGGAAGGCCTGGGTCTCATGTTCTTTTGCCACTGCCTCCACTGAGCTGCCTGCACGAGCCTCTGGAAATTATGAAAgaaggaatatttttttcttttttcctgagacggagtctcgctctgccgcccaggctggagtgcaatggcgcgatctcggcttactgcaactttgcctcctgggttcacgccactctcctgcctcagcctcccgagtagctgggactacaggcacccgccaccacgcccggctaattttttgtatttttagtagagacggaggtttcaccatgttagccagaatggtctcgatcccctgaccttgtgatccacccacctcagccaaagtgctaggattacaggcgtgagccatcgcgcccgacTGAAGaaggaattttttcatttttttttttttttgagacagggtctcactctgtcgcccagactggagtgcagtggtgcaatctcagctcaccacaaccaccacctcccaggctcaagcgattctcctgtctcagcctcctgagtagctgggattacagtcatgtgccactaccacccagctaatttttgtatttttagtagagatggggtttcaccatgttggccaggctggtcttgaactcctgacctcaaatgatccactggcctcagcctcgcagtgctgggattacaggtgtgagaccccgcgcccggccagaagtttTCGGGTTGAGCTTTTCTAATTTCATGAATGTGcaaatggaggcccagagaaggggcaGGGGGGACTGATACCTCCAGCCGCCCTTCCAGGGTTTTCCAGACACTCTGATCTTCGCAATAACCCTATGAGGAAGAGGAGGGTTTACATACACTTCACAGCGGGGACAGGAGGGCCCAGAGAGGCAAAGTGACTCAGCCCAGATCAGGCCTGATCAGCGTCTGGACCCACAGGCCTGGCTCCTGAGTGCAGGAGGTGCCGGCATCATGACATGCAGCCCAGCAGAGGATGACGGCAGGACACGGAAGGTGCCAGACAGGGACAAAATGAGGCCTGGAGCAGGTGGAGTTCTGGAAGTAATGCCTCCCACACACCACTTCACTGTCATCCCCTGTCCTGAGGAAAGGAATCCCACCCCCGTCTTGCAGATGCAAACACTGAATCTCAGGGAACTAACTGCGTGCCCAAGAGAGGCTGAAGAGAAGTGTGGGCCTGGGTCAGCCGGCTTCCCCACGGTGAGGAAGGCCGACCTGGAGAGGCAGGAGGCTGGGCCGGGCCTGAGAGGATATGAGTCTGGAGGTCTCCCGGGTGAACCACAGTGGGTGAGAAATTCTGGAACTGCACCGAGGTCTTGTTGCCATAGAAGAGATACATGCGGCCTGCAGTAGGTGGGGGAGGCAGAGCTCCATCTGAGTCCCTCTGATCCCTTCCCCAAGGTCTCCCTCCGACCCATTCCCACAGTCCCCCGGGACACACCCAGGTTCTGTCGGAACTCTGACTTGACTCCGATCTGCAGCAGCTGGTTCTCGAACAGGACCCCGTTGTTCTTACACACAAACCTGGGTGGGAGTGGCAGGGGGCGCAGGATGACGGGGGTGCCTGtctgcacctggcctgggctCCGAACCTGTCCCcgttcccctcccccacctctcccAGGACTCACTTATTCAGCAATTCATCGGCTTCGGGAATGGGAGGGCCGATGTCCTCAGGACctgggctggaggcagggagcGGAGTGAGATGGGAAGGGACTTGGTGGGGAGGGGCAAAGGCCCAGAGCGATTGAGTTCGAGAACAAGCCCTAAGGACAGAACCCCAGAACCACATATCCAGACCCCTCACAGAGCCTCGAGGAACCTCGAATCCATCCAGCAGTGGCCTCCAATGGGAACAGAACCCTGGCCCGTGCCCCCGCATCGGCAGACACCAAGTTTCCCTTTCCTCCAAGTCCCTGCCTCTGCTGCTCATCAGGAACCCGTTGACGAGGGCTCCCAGTCCCCTAACTCTCCCTGGGGACACCCGAGTCTGCCCCCCCGACCTCCCACCCCAGGCCACCCCTTACTCAGCAGCTGGAGCTGGGTCGGCCAGCAAAGCCATGGGGCTCTCGGGGGCAGGCGGCTCCAGCTCGCTGGGCCATCCAATCCCagagcagacaagagaagacagGCGTGGCAGGCAGCCAATCCCAGATAGGCAGCaagagggcaggagagagagagagagagagagagggagggagggagggaggagggaaggagagaaggagaaaaggaagagcagGCTGAGAAATGGTGACaggaaaggaaacaacaaagGGTGGCCAGTGTCGGCGGAGTCCAGAGTGGCAGAGGGAGGGCGTgagcagggaggctggggcaggggaggcaGCAGCCAGGGCTGGCGAAGGCATCGGGATGGAGAGAGGAGCGAGtcggggctggggaggggctcaGGGAAAATGGGGACAGAGGCCAGGAAGGGACGGCTCTGGGGGTGGCCGCGAGAAGGGGCCCGGGCCCAGGGGGTGCTACCTGAGGAAGGCCTCCTCGGGGGTGggacccaggctgggctgggcggcCGGGCCATCGAAGACGTCCACCAGGAGATTCCCTGCCCCTGCAGAAGCCGAGGGTGCTGCCGGGGGAGGGGCTGCCCGCAGCCCCAGGAGGTCGGCGGAGGGCGAGGGCGTCGACTGTAGGAAGCGCAGGTCACGGTGAGGACAGGCGGCGCCCGGCAGGACCTAGCCCCAGGCACCCTGGCAGGGCCCACCCCAGGGGACTCACCACAGTGCTGGGGGTGGGCTCCATGCCCCCGTTGATGTCGTTGCTGCTGGGGTCCCTCCGGCCATCGTCCAGGGCACTGCCGGCCCCTGGCCCCTTCTTGCGTTTCAGCTTGGCCAGGATGGACGACTCGCGCTCGGGGAAGGGCGGCATCTCCTCCAGCACAGTGGCCTGGCGCGGTCGGGGTGGGGAAGGTCAGTTCGGGtcaggaggaggggagggcggGAAGGGGGTGTGccgggggggtggggtggggggacagggcTCTGACCAGGACGTCGGTGCTGGCCACCGAGCTGAGGGTGAGGTACTCCACGGCTCGCTGCTGCAGCTCCACATCAGCATTGCGCAGCTGGGAGCCGGCCCGCAGGACGCCCTGGATGGTGGCCTTGGTCTCGGGGAAGAGGTTGATGAACTTGATGTAGGTGGACAGCAGCAGCGCTCGCGTGGCCACGCTGCACAGGTGGAACTTGGAGTGGAGCAGGGAGAACTGCACTGGGGGGCTGTGCGCGGGAGTGGGTGTCAGCGGGGCCAGGCTCCACTGCCCTCTCCAGAAACCCCCTGGAGGGGCGCCCCTCCGTGGGATGGACCCGTCCCAGGACCCCAAGCTGCTGGAGGGGAGTGGCCCTCCCCAGGCACCAGACAGGGGCCGCAGTCACACTCTGTCCACGATCCTGGGACTAAGGTCCTCTCTTACCCTGCTAGGTGGGTTGGGCTGGAGGCCGAGAGGATGGGAGCCCATCACCGCCTGCCCTGAGACCCCTGGGGATCCCCCAAGCCCTGGACCCCTCAGAAGCGTGTGTGTTCCCCCCCGCAGGCTGAGGCTCCCTCACCTGGAGCGGGGGTCCCCAGCAATCAGGTTCCCAAACTCCCCAAGGATGTAGCCGCCAACCTTCACCATGTTCTCGTGACAGGCGGGGGCCTGGAGCGCCTGGTGGGGGGCGGGGAAGGGCGTGGAGAGGACAACAATGAGTGTCCTCTCCGGGATCGGTGGGTGCAGCCACCTACTGACCGGTGGAACACTCAAAGCTCTGCTGAGGGTGGGGTTATaggtgggaaactgaggcacagaaaggttgagTGACGGGCCCAAGCTCACACAGGAAGTAAAACAGGGTTGTGGgcggggagcagtggctcatgcctgtaatcctagcactttgggaggctgaggcgggcagattgcctgagctcaggagtttgaaaccagcctgggcaacatggtgaaaccccgtctctactaaaaatacaaacaaattagctgggtgtggtggcgcgcgcctgtagtaccagctactggggaggctgaggcaggagaatggcttgacactgggaggccgaggttgccgtgagccaagatcgcgccacggcactcactccctactccagcctgggcaacagagtgagactccgtctccagaaacaaacaaacaaacaaacaaaaaacaggactGTGCGGGGCCCCTTTCCTGGGGCAGAAGGAAACTACCAAGATCTGGGGGCCAGGACTGCACACTGGGTGCCCCATGCCCATGCCCTGGGGACTCCTCACATCAGGCCCATGAGGCCATAGCCCTGGGTCCCCTGGGTTGGCCCACAGGCCCCACTTTGAGGTCACAGCAgtgcaggaggaggagggtggcTGGGGGCTGGCAGGCCCCACAGCCCTGGCCATCCTTGCTCTGCCTCTAGGTCCTGTCGTGGGGTCATGGGGGTCAGGGTCAGGGATGCTGACCTCAAAGACGGTCTTGGCAGCGTAGCCCTGGACGTCATCACGGTTGGTGACGATCTGTAGCACACGGTACCACACCTCCTCACTCACGTAGTCGCCCGCAATGCGGATGAGGTTGAGGATGGTGTCCACGTACCAGCTGTAGTCCACGGCGTACTTCTCGGCCAGGATGGCCACCTTCAGGACCTGCCGCCGGAgcgtgtgacagagagagagtgcTGCAGGCCACGTCGGGCTTTCACTCACCTGGATCTGGGCTCACCACTGCCCGCATCTggagacccaggagtccaggccccagcccctcctccctcagacctagGAATCCAGGCCCCCCAGccacctcctccctcagacccaggcatCCAGGCTCCAGCCCCTCTTCCTTCAGACCCAAGAGTCTAGGCCCCCAGccacctcctccctcagacccaagaGTCCAGCCTGCACCCCACGGCACTCACGATCTCCTCGCGGATGGCATAGTCTGCCGTCTCCAGGTACCGCAGCATCTCCGACACGATCTGCTTGGCATTGCTGCGGTCACACATGGCGTAGAGGAGGTCAGCCGCCCGCTGCCGCACGCTGACATCCCGCTCCGTCTGAGGGCGGAGAGCAGGGCCCAGGTGTGTTTTAGACTCCCTGTTGGCACAGGGTTGGCCACCCAAGGGCCTCTGAGCCTCTGGTCTTTCTGAGGGGGGTGGCAGGCCCGGGGTGGGCTCTAAGGGCTCACACCTTGAGGGCATTGATGACGGTGTCAATGTGCGTCTTGACGGCTTCGTGGGAGAACTCGGAGCTGGCCAGCGTGCACATGCTCTCCAGGGCCAGGTAGCGCAGGTTAGTCTCCCGGTGCTGTAGGAACTGGCCCAGCTGGTTGCAGGCCCGCACCAGGAGGTTGGGCTCACTGCCAGCAGGGGCCACGAGAGAGGGATGGTGAGAGAAACTgacaggaggaggtggaggactCCGGCCCCAGCTGACCCATCTCACAGCCCCCAAGGATCCAGGTCTCAACCTTGCCGGCCCTGGATCGCAGTCCTGCACCTCCAGTGACCCAGACAGCTGGGACTTTGAGCCCAGAGAAAGACACCCAGCAATTCTGCCCCCAGGAAGGGCCCCAGCACCAACCTTACAGGTGACACTTCACAGCCCCATCCTCCTCCTACCCTGCCTAAAAGTCAAGATTCCCCGCCCTCTGCCTAGGACTCAGGAGTCTGGGCCTCCACGCCCCTCTTTCCTGGCCCCAGGCATCAGGCCCTGATGGGCCCAGGCGGGCACCTGTCATAGTGGATGATGAGGCTGATGGTCTCGAAGAGGATGGCGTTCTTGGCATTGGAGTGCTGCACCTTCTTGGATTTGGGGGGCTCCTGGGCCTTGTTGAGCACAGTCTCCAGACATTCCACCAGCCGCCCCTTCACGGCCGCATCCTCTGGGGAAACGAAGGGGATGCCCCCGGCTGAGTGTCCTGCCCACCTGGCACACCTGCTGGGGTGGTGGCCATGCCCCAGCTCCTGTCTTCCAAGGGAGGAGCTCGGGGTGCCTCTGACCCTCGAGAATTCTGCAGCTCAGGGCCAGGGTCTCTGCTCCCTCAACCTCTTCCCAGCCCAGCAGAGAAGGTGAGACAAGGCACCTCTGGAGATACAGGATCTATCCCCAGACCTGGGCTCTCCTCCTGCTCTGACCCTCTTGGGCAAGAGGTGCCACCCacgtgagcctcagtttcctcatctgcagctCTGAGGCTCCTTAGGTTTCTCACAGAGCAAAGGAAGCTCCAGGAACCTTCCCCAGAGATGCCCCCAAACCCAGGCCTTCCCAAGGACTAGTGTGAGTGCCGAGCAGCCTCTGACAAAAACGCACAAGCCACCCACCCAAGTGTCCATTCAGCAAGAGACCACTGCAGGCACACTCGGTGCCATCCTCCTGGCCTAGAGGCTGGGAGGTCAAAGGAGACAAGGCTCAACCAGATACCCCCTCACCCCCCAGAGCTCTCTACCACTGACAGATGCCAGCCAGAAGCTCACAGGAACACCAATCACTACATTTCCTAGAATGTGACGTGTTTTCAAGTGTATACAAGAGCTGTCAAGTGTTCCAGCAAAAAATGGATCTGCAGGTCTACAGGAAAATTCACCAGATAGAGGAACAAGCTAAAATACACCATAAGACAGCAATGAGCCCAGTTGCCACCATGGGACACACGGCAACAGCATCTCCTGGTTTCTCCAGAAACAGGTGTGGGGGCTAGTCCAGACTATGAGAAATAACAAAGACAGAATCCAATTTAAACCCTATTTTTGGAAACAGGGCAACTATGTTGTCCacgctgctctcaaactcctgggctcaggcgatccttctgcctcagcctcccaaagtgctgggattacagtgtgagccactgagcctggcagaATCCGATTGAATATGTGATCCTAGATTGTACTGTGATatatattctggttttttttttttttgagacagagtctcactctgtcacccaagctggagtgcagtggcgcaatcttggctcactgcaacctccgcctcctgggttcaagcgatcttcccatctcagcctcctgagtagctgggactacaggcatgcaccactacacctggctaattttttgtagagatggggtttcaccatgttggccaaactggtctcgaactcctgagctcaagtgatcctcctaccttggcctcccaaattgctgggattacaggcataagccactgtgcccagcccagaacgACATATTTAAAGGCAAAACATCATGATGTCTgtaatttagttttaaatatttcagaagaaaataaacaaaagcatgCATACATGGCAAAATGTGAAGTCTAAGTAATGAGATCTCTCTACTTATCTGGATGTTGGGAAACTTTTCATAAtgcatatgagaaaaaaatgacttgGAAACAAATTGGCAATAGCCCaccaccatttgctgaaaaggaGGTGACACAGGATTGGTGTGTCCTCAGGCCCAGCCTCAGGACAAGGCTGTGTCTCCAGTTCCTACACCACCGAGGGTTGGAGTGGGTGAGGTGCCTGCCCTGAGTGTACCCCAGAATTACCAGCTGGGCCTTCTGGGGTAGTCATGGGCTTAGAGCATGACCTAAGCCCTTCTTGACAGGATGaaaagaggcccagagaaggaagACATGTCCCCAGGGCCACACAACATAATTCATCACTGGCTTCACACAAGATGGGCCTCTGGTGTCAGCTCCATATCATATACTCagagtgtgtacacacacatcctGTGCAGAGGGACGTGCATGGACACACATAGATGCTGGCAAGCATTGGGACacgcacacacaggcatgcacacaggtATCTACACTCGTGTACACATCCACTTGCATGCACAGGTACACATGTAGATGCACACACtgatacatacacatgtacacacatagagATACCATGAACAATGCCACATATAGACACAGACACGCATACATACAGATGCACACACAATGACACATCCACACACAgggatgcacacacacatacatgcacacggACAGATATTGACACACACAGGCGAATGCATGCACGCACGCAGGCATGCACACAGACAGGCATGCACACCCAGAGATTCGGCGGCGTACATCAGCCCTGGCCCCTGGCAGGTGCTGGGCATGCTGGCTGAACGGAGGGAACCAGTGCattagcacctactgtgtgccaagccccTCAGCACAGGGTCCCAAGAAACTGCTCCGTGAGGTCAGTCAGCCAAGGCGACAGAAGCTCAGGAGAGCTCAGTGGCAGAGGGAGGAGTTTAGAGCAGAGAGTCTGGGGGCCGACTGCCACTTACTGCCTAGAATGGTGATGTCTcacctccaagcctcagtttcgcTGTGTGCATATCACACTGGCTGTTCTTCCTTGCCAGCTCTGTTCGGCAGGTGCAGGCGCCCCccctgcacagtgcctggctcactaCAGGAGTTTCATACACACTGGCTATTGTGACTGTGAGCAGTAAGGGAAGGTTCTCACCAGATGTGAAAACCCCTAACAGGGCTACGGTAATTCAGACACTACAGCCTGCAATCACCCACTGAGCGGGTGAGTGATCCTGGGCCAGGAGctccctctccaagcctcagattcctcatctataaaacaggcaCAGTAACAGTCCCTCGCAACAGCGCTGGAGTGAGAGCCCGGGTAGCAGGGACCTCAGCTATGAGGTTGATCTATGATGCTGCACAGGGTAGGCGCTGGGCCTCGGGCTGCCCGCTCGCCTCCCCCACTGCAGCCATGTAACGGGACAGAGGAACCGCCCCAGCTTCAGAGAAATCCTGACCCAGACCCTCCAGTCCCATCTGGTGCGCTGTGGAGCAGGAGGCCCCTAGATGCCAGCGGCAGGCCACCCTGGGTTGGGGAGTGCACGGCATTTATTACCTGGAGGCGGGTAGCACTGCAGCAGCCGCAGGAGCTTCACTGAGAGCCAGGGCGCTGGGACGAAGTAGTAGGTGTAGTCCTGGAGGTCGGTGGAGGCCGAGGAGACAATCTGGCGGGGAAGAGCAAGGACTAagttgggggctg
Proteins encoded in this window:
- the AP2A1 gene encoding AP-2 complex subunit alpha-1 isoform X2: MPAVSKGDGMRGLAVFISDIRNCKSKEAEIKRINKELANIRSKFKGDKALDGYSKKKYVCKLLFIFLLGHDIDFGHMEAVNLLSSNKYTEKQIGYLFISVLVNSNSELIRLINNAIKNDLASRNPTFMCLALHCIANVGSREMGEAFAADIPRILVAGDSMDSVKQSAALCLLRLYKASPDLVPMGEWTARVVHLLNDQHMGVVTAAVSLITCLCKKNPDDFKTCISLAVSRLSRIVSSASTDLQDYTYYFVPAPWLSVKLLRLLQCYPPPEDAAVKGRLVECLETVLNKAQEPPKSKKVQHSNAKNAILFETISLIIHYDSEPNLLVRACNQLGQFLQHRETNLRYLALESMCTLASSEFSHEAVKTHIDTVINALKTERDVSVRQRAADLLYAMCDRSNAKQIVSEMLRYLETADYAIREEIVLKVAILAEKYAVDYSWYVDTILNLIRIAGDYVSEEVWYRVLQIVTNRDDVQGYAAKTVFEALQAPACHENMVKVGGYILGEFGNLIAGDPRSSPPVQFSLLHSKFHLCSVATRALLLSTYIKFINLFPETKATIQGVLRAGSQLRNADVELQQRAVEYLTLSSVASTDVLATVLEEMPPFPERESSILAKLKRKKGPGAGSALDDGRRDPSSNDINGGMEPTPSTVSTPSPSADLLGLRAAPPPAAPSASAGAGNLLVDVFDGPAAQPSLGPTPEEAFLSPGPEDIGPPIPEADELLNKFVCKNNGVLFENQLLQIGVKSEFRQNLGRMYLFYGNKTSVQFQNFSPTVVHPGDLQTQLAVQTKRVAAQVDGGAQVQQVLNIECLRDFLTPPLLSVRFRYGGAPQALTLKLPVTINKFFQPTEMAAQDFFQRWKQLSLPQQEAQKIFKANHPMDAEVTKAKLLGFGSALLDNVDPNPENFVGAGIIQTKALQVGCLLRLEPNAQAQMYRLTLRTSKEPVSRHLCELLAQQF
- the AP2A1 gene encoding AP-2 complex subunit alpha-1 isoform X3, producing MPAVSKGDGMRGLAVFISDIRNCKSKEAEIKRINKELANIRSKFKGDKALDGYSKKKYVCKLLFIFLLGHDIDFGHMEAVNLLSSNKYTEKQIGYLFISVLVNSNSELIRLINNAIKNDLASRNPTFMCLALHCIANVGSREMGEAFAADIPRILVAGDSMDSVKQSAALCLLRLYKASPDLVPMGEWTARVVHLLNDQHMGVVTAAVSLITCLCKKNPDDFKTCISLAVSRLSRIVSSASTDLQDYTYYFVPAPWLSVKLLRLLQCYPPPEDAAVKGRLVECLETVLNKAQEPPKSKKVQHSNAKNAILFETISLIIHYDSEPNLLVRACNQLGQFLQHRETNLRYLALESMCTLASSEFSHEAVKTHIDTVINALKTERDVSVRQRAADLLYAMCDRSNAKQIVSEMLRYLETADYAIREEIVLKVAILAEKYAVDYSWYVDTILNLIRIAGDYVSEEVWYRVLQIVTNRDDVQGYAAKTVFEALQAPACHENMVKVGGYILGEFGNLIAGDPRSSPPVQFSLLHSKFHLCSVATRALLLSTYIKFINLFPETKATIQGVLRAGSQLRNADVELQQRAVEYLTLSSVASTDVLATVLEEMPPFPERESSILAKLKRKKGPGAGSALDDGRRDPSSNDINGGMEPTPSTVSTPSPSADLLGLRAAPPPAAPSASAGAGNLLVDVFDGPAAQPSLGPTPEEAFLRFVCKNNGVLFENQLLQIGVKSEFRQNLGRMYLFYGNKTSVQFQNFSPTVVHPGDLQTQLAVQTKRVAAQVDGGAQVQQVLNIECLRDFLTPPLLSVRFRYGGAPQALTLKLPVTINKFFQPTEMAAQDFFQRWKQLSLPQQEAQKIFKANHPMDAEVTKAKLLGFGSALLDNVDPNPENFVGAGIIQTKALQVGCLLRLEPNAQAQMYRLTLRTSKEPVSRHLCELLAQQF